A stretch of the Glutamicibacter sp. JL.03c genome encodes the following:
- the tdh gene encoding L-threonine 3-dehydrogenase, with amino-acid sequence MKALYKSGPHAGLELVDRPEPEVGVHDVKIRVMTAGICGTDLHIEAYDDAAKAMINTPLVPGHEFYGEVVEIGDFVHGVKVGDRVSGEGHVVCGLCRNCRAGRKQMCINVDSLGVQRDGAFAEYVSIPESNVYIHRDERITPLLGAIFDPFGNAVHTALQFPMVGEDVLITGAGPIGLMAAAVARHVGARNIAITDVSEQRLELAQSMGIDLAVNVATTRIKEAQQQLGMVEGFDYGMEMSGHKTALPEMIENMNHGGKICMLGLPSTSIDINWGKVVTHMLTLRGIYGREMFETWYAMSAMLTSSEVMRERISSVVTDFLPATQWQQGFDAARSGHGGKVVLDWTVFQG; translated from the coding sequence ATGAAAGCACTGTACAAGTCCGGACCGCACGCTGGGCTGGAACTCGTGGACCGCCCAGAACCAGAAGTAGGTGTGCACGATGTGAAAATCCGTGTCATGACTGCCGGCATCTGCGGCACCGACCTGCACATCGAGGCCTATGACGATGCCGCCAAGGCCATGATCAACACCCCGCTGGTTCCCGGCCACGAGTTCTACGGCGAAGTCGTGGAGATCGGCGACTTCGTGCACGGCGTCAAGGTCGGGGACCGCGTTTCCGGCGAGGGCCACGTGGTCTGCGGGCTGTGCCGCAACTGCCGCGCCGGCCGCAAGCAGATGTGCATCAACGTTGATTCTCTCGGCGTCCAGCGCGATGGCGCCTTCGCCGAGTACGTGTCGATCCCCGAAAGCAACGTCTACATCCATCGCGATGAGCGCATCACCCCGCTGCTCGGCGCCATCTTCGACCCCTTCGGCAATGCCGTGCACACCGCCTTGCAGTTCCCCATGGTCGGCGAAGACGTGCTGATCACCGGGGCCGGCCCCATCGGACTGATGGCCGCCGCCGTGGCCCGCCACGTCGGTGCCCGCAACATCGCCATCACCGACGTCTCCGAACAGCGCCTGGAACTGGCGCAGTCCATGGGCATCGACCTGGCCGTGAACGTGGCCACCACCCGGATCAAGGAAGCCCAGCAGCAGCTGGGCATGGTCGAGGGCTTCGACTACGGCATGGAAATGTCCGGCCACAAGACCGCCCTGCCGGAAATGATCGAAAACATGAACCACGGCGGCAAGATCTGCATGCTGGGACTGCCCAGCACCTCGATCGATATCAACTGGGGCAAGGTAGTCACCCACATGCTCACCCTGCGCGGCATCTACGGCCGTGAAATGTTCGAAACCTGGTACGCCATGAGCGCCATGCTCACCTCCTCCGAGGTGATGCGCGAGCGCATCTCCTCGGTAGTCACCGACTTCCTTCCGGCTACTCAATGGCAGCAGGGCTTCGATGCCGCCCGCAGCGGCCACGGCGGCAAGGTCGTGCTGGACTGGACCGTTTTCCAAGGCTAA
- a CDS encoding glycine C-acetyltransferase produces MYTDLKDQLAAELDELKASGLFKAERHIDSAQSASIKAGSLGAEARQVLNFCANNYLGLADNQQIIDAAKTAMDERGFGMASVRFICGTQDAHLELEAKLSEFLGTQDTILFSSCFDANGGVFESLFGKEDAIISDALNHASIIDGIRLSKAARFRYANQDMADLETQLQAAAQLNDGAGARRTIIVTDGVFSMDGYLAPLEAICDLADKYGALVMVDDSHAVGFMGATGAGTPEHAGVSDRVDIYTGTFGKALGGASGGYVSGRGEIVAMLRQKARPYLFSNSLAPSIVAATLKALELVAGSGDLREKLFENAAHFRRRMNEEGFELLDGEHAIIPVMFGDAIKAAEVAARMLEQGVFVTAFSYPVVPQGAARIRVQLSAAHSAQDIEACVQAFAASR; encoded by the coding sequence ATGTATACCGACCTCAAAGACCAGCTGGCCGCCGAGCTCGACGAGCTGAAGGCCTCCGGGCTGTTCAAGGCCGAACGCCACATCGACTCCGCGCAGTCCGCCTCCATCAAGGCCGGCTCGCTGGGCGCCGAAGCACGCCAGGTGCTGAACTTCTGCGCCAACAACTACCTGGGCCTGGCCGATAACCAGCAGATCATCGACGCCGCCAAGACCGCCATGGACGAGCGCGGCTTCGGCATGGCCTCGGTCCGCTTCATCTGCGGCACCCAGGATGCGCACCTGGAACTGGAGGCCAAGCTCTCCGAGTTCCTGGGCACGCAGGACACCATCCTCTTCTCCAGCTGCTTCGACGCCAACGGCGGCGTTTTCGAGTCGCTGTTCGGCAAGGAGGATGCCATCATCTCCGATGCGCTGAACCACGCCTCGATCATCGACGGCATCCGCCTGTCCAAGGCCGCGCGCTTCCGCTACGCCAACCAGGACATGGCGGATCTGGAAACGCAGCTGCAGGCCGCCGCCCAGCTGAACGACGGGGCCGGCGCCCGCCGCACCATCATCGTCACCGACGGCGTGTTCTCCATGGACGGCTACCTGGCTCCGCTGGAGGCCATCTGCGATCTGGCCGACAAGTATGGGGCTTTGGTGATGGTCGATGACTCGCACGCCGTGGGCTTCATGGGCGCCACCGGCGCCGGAACCCCGGAGCACGCCGGCGTCTCGGACCGCGTGGACATCTACACCGGCACCTTCGGCAAGGCCCTGGGCGGCGCCTCGGGCGGCTACGTCTCAGGCCGCGGCGAAATCGTGGCGATGCTGCGCCAGAAGGCCCGCCCCTACCTGTTCTCCAACTCGCTGGCCCCGTCGATCGTGGCCGCAACCCTCAAGGCGCTGGAACTGGTGGCAGGCTCCGGGGACCTGCGCGAGAAGCTCTTCGAGAACGCGGCGCACTTCCGCCGCCGGATGAACGAGGAGGGCTTCGAGCTGCTGGACGGCGAGCACGCCATCATCCCGGTGATGTTCGGCGATGCCATCAAGGCCGCCGAGGTGGCGGCGAGGATGCTCGAGCAAGGCGTCTTCGTCACCGCCTTCAGCTACCCGGTGGTTCCCCAGGGGGCCGCGCGCATCCGCGTGCAGCTCTCCGCGGCCCACTCGGCACAGGATATCGAGGCCTGCGTCCAGGCCTTTGCCGCCAGCCGCTGA